The proteins below are encoded in one region of Takifugu rubripes chromosome 1, fTakRub1.2, whole genome shotgun sequence:
- the pttg1ipb gene encoding PTTG1 interacting protein b, producing the protein MCSNSIEVSCLQLHGRVTGPVSAVHGPSGLTMPVAGRLSALLLAWILCAVTGSSEAQTPAPESRPCALTNSSCDECLKNVSCLWCEPKKLCTDYPVGNVLPPQSLCPLNDARWGVCWVNFQILIITMSVLAGVIIIGVLVCCCFCCCKCEKVGNKREDARMERQNNMRKARQKERRTEMHLRHDEIRQKYGIAKKNPYSRMDED; encoded by the exons ATGTGCTCGAACTCTATTGAG GTCAGCTGTTTGCAGCTCCACGGCCGCGTCACGGGACCAG TTTCGGCAGTCCACGGTCCCTCTGGCCTCACCATGCCCGTCGCTGGACGActctcagctctgctccttGCCTGGATCCTCTGCGCTGTGACCGGGAGCTCGGAGGCGCAGACTCCTGCTCCGGAGTCGC GACCCTGCGCGCTGACCAACAGCAGCTGTGATGAATGCTTGAAGAACGTGTCC TGTTTGTGGTGTGAACCAAAGAAACTATGCACCGACTACCCAGTTGGAAACGTCCTGCCGCCCCAAAGCCTCTGCCCTCTGAATGATGCCCGGTggggggtgtgttggg TCAACTTCCAGATTTTAATCATCACCATGTCGGTGCTGGCTGGCGTCATAATTATCGGTGTCctcgtctgctgctgcttctgctgctgcaagtGTGAAAAAGTCGG AAACAAGAGGGAAGATGCAAGGATGGAAAGACAAAACAACATGAGAAAAGCTCGTCAGAAAGAAAG gAGAACGGAGATGCATCTGAGACACGATGAAATCAGACAGAAATACG GTATTGCAAAGAAAAATCCGTATTCCCGTATGGACGAGGATTAA